CGGAATTGGCGGACATGGCTGCCATCCTTTGTAAACAGACATGCGCCATTAGCGAATTTGGACTGGTTTGTCAATTCAATAGCTTCATCCAAGTTGTCCACACGGATAATCGACAGGACAGGGGCGAAAATTTCATCTGTCCAGATTTGCATATCGGTTGTCACGTTTTCGAAAATGGTCGGTCCGACAAAGTATCCATTTGCATCACAAGCGGAATCTTTCCGTCCGTCACGTGCCAACAATGCGCCTTCCTTTTCCCCGATCTCAATGTACTTCACTGTTTTTTCCTTATGGGACTCGCGAATGACCGGCCCGAGGAATACACCTTCCTCAAGTCCGTTTCCGATTTTGATGGTATCTGCAGCTTCCACCAGCTTTTGTACCAAGGGTTCCGCGACATCACCGACAGCCACAATGACGGAAGCTGCCATACAGCGTTCACCGGCGGAACCGAATGCCGCGTTGATGATCTGGTTCACCGCCAGATCCAGATCGGCATCCGGCATCACGATCGTATGGTTTTTTGCACCCGCCAATGCCTGTACCCGTTTGCCGTGTGCGGCACCTGTTTTGTACACATACTCCGCGACCGGTTGGGAACCGACAAAGGAAATCGCTTTTACATCCGGATGCTCCAACAATCCGTTGACCACATCATGTGCTCCGTGCACGATACTTAATACGCCATCCGGAAGTCCTGCTTCCTGAAACAATTCAGCCAGGCGATTGGCCAATAACGGTGTCCGCTCGGAAGGTTTCAATACAAATGTGTTGCCGCATGCAATCGCTAATGGGAACATCCAGCAAGGAACCATCATCGGGAAGTTGAATGGCGTAATCCCGCCGACAACACCAACCGGATAACGATACATGCCGGATTCGATGTTTGTGGCAATATCCGGAAGCTGTTTTCCCATCATCAGCGTAGGAGCGCCGGCCGCAAACTCCACGCATTCAATCCCGCGCAGCACTTCCCCGTATGCTTCATTGTAGCTTTTGCCGTTTTCCATCGTAACCAGGCGCGCAAGCTCCTCCCAGTGATCCACCAACAACTGTTGATATTTAAAGAGAATCCGCGCACGCTTCGGAACCGGTGTCGTGCTCCAGGTTTTGAACGTTTCTTTTGCAATTGCGACCGCACGATCCAAGTCCTCGCGATTGGATAACGGAACATAAGCCAGAATTTCTTCCGTTGCCGGGTTTGGAACCGCTTCTGTTTTCTCGGATGTGGAGGCAATCCATTGCCCGCCGATAAAGTTTTTCAATGTTTGAGCAGTTGCTGTTGTCGTCGTCGTTGTCATATTCATAATCCTCTTTTCTTTTGATTGATATTTACTGCGCTGTGGCAATTTCTCCATTTCTACACTTTGCAATATACTCTTCCACTTGCTCTACCGTAGGCATGGAATCGGAAGAACTATGTGACGAAATGACAATCGAGGCGGCCGCTGCACCGTACTCCATCGCTTTCGGAATATCCCAGCCTTGCAGAAGACCGTAAATAAATCCTGCCGCATACGAGTCGCCGGCCCCAAACGTTTTCAAGACTTTTGCCGGAAAAATCGTTCCTGTAAAACTCTCTCCCGTTTTGGTGTAGGCAATCGAGCCATCTTTGCCATGTTTGATCACGACGATTTTGGCGTGAAAATCAAACCACTTTTGCGCAGTCACATGATCATCGTGGTCAGTATTCTTTGCGAAACATTCCATAAAATCGAATTCTTCTCTGGTTCCGATAATCACATCGCATTTTTCAGCGGCAAGGTTATAGTAAACCGCGGTTTCCTCCGGTGAGTTCCATGTATACGGGCGGTAATCAAGATCGAAAAAGATTGTTACATCATGCTTTCGAGCA
Above is a window of Fodinisporobacter ferrooxydans DNA encoding:
- the iolC gene encoding 5-dehydro-2-deoxygluconokinase — encoded protein: MNPLYFMSNKPLDLIALGRLCIDLNANEFNRPMEETMTFTKYVGGSPANIAIGLARLGQKSGFIGRIADDQMGRFIKSYLEKNQIDTSNVITDQSGSVTGLAFTEIKSPTECSILMYRDNVADLKLEPRDVSEEYIKHSKALLISGTALAKSPSREAVFVALDYARKHDVTIFFDLDYRPYTWNSPEETAVYYNLAAEKCDVIIGTREEFDFMECFAKNTDHDDHVTAQKWFDFHAKIVVIKHGKDGSIAYTKTGESFTGTIFPAKVLKTFGAGDSYAAGFIYGLLQGWDIPKAMEYGAAAASIVISSHSSSDSMPTVEQVEEYIAKCRNGEIATAQ
- a CDS encoding CoA-acylating methylmalonate-semialdehyde dehydrogenase, which produces MNMTTTTTTATAQTLKNFIGGQWIASTSEKTEAVPNPATEEILAYVPLSNREDLDRAVAIAKETFKTWSTTPVPKRARILFKYQQLLVDHWEELARLVTMENGKSYNEAYGEVLRGIECVEFAAGAPTLMMGKQLPDIATNIESGMYRYPVGVVGGITPFNFPMMVPCWMFPLAIACGNTFVLKPSERTPLLANRLAELFQEAGLPDGVLSIVHGAHDVVNGLLEHPDVKAISFVGSQPVAEYVYKTGAAHGKRVQALAGAKNHTIVMPDADLDLAVNQIINAAFGSAGERCMAASVIVAVGDVAEPLVQKLVEAADTIKIGNGLEEGVFLGPVIRESHKEKTVKYIEIGEKEGALLARDGRKDSACDANGYFVGPTIFENVTTDMQIWTDEIFAPVLSIIRVDNLDEAIELTNQSKFANGACLFTKDGSHVRQFRETIDAGMLGINLGVPAPMAFFPFSGWKNSFYGDLHANGPDGVEFYTRKKMVTARW